The following are encoded together in the Glycine max cultivar Williams 82 chromosome 8, Glycine_max_v4.0, whole genome shotgun sequence genome:
- the LOC100799275 gene encoding glucan endo-1,3-beta-glucosidase 13, whose protein sequence is MPTGFSLIFAASLFLLLLDCCSGSFVGVCYGRSADDLPTPDKVAQLVQLHKIKYVRIYDSNIQVLKAFANTGIELMIGVPNSDLLSFSQFQSNADSWLKNSVLPYYPATKIAYITVGAEVTESPNNASSFVVPAMTNVLTALKKLGLHKKIKVSSTHSLGVLSRSFPPSAGAFNSSHAHFLKPMLEFLAENQSPFMIDIYPYYAYRDSRSKVSLDYALFDASSEVIDPNTGLLYTNMFDAQIDAIYFALMALNFRTIKVMVTETGWPSKGSPKETAATPDNAQTYNTNLIRHVINNTGTPAKPGEELDVYIFSLFNENRKPGLESERNWGLFYPDQTSVYSLDFTGRGAVDMTTEANITKSNGTTWCIASSKASQIDLQNAIDWACGPGNVDCTAIQPSQPCFEPDNLASHASFAFNSYYQQNGASDVACSFGGTGVKVDKDPSYDKCIYMRAGSNKTVTSNTTAMSTSSSSLNGNSSSIFTFLLVTCLFALMHIQRY, encoded by the exons ATGCCCACTGGCTTCTCTCTCATCTTTGCGGCATCACTTTTCCTTTTGCTTCTCG ATTGTTGCTCTGGGAGTTTTGTTGGGGTCTGCTATGGAAGAAGTGCTGATGACCTCCCTACACCTGACAAGGTGGCACAGTTGGTTCAACttcataaaatcaaatatgtCAGGATTTATGATTCTAATATACAGGTTCTGAAGGCCTTTGCAAACACTGGAATTGAGCTTATGATTGGGGTTCCAAATTCGGACTTGCTTTCATTCTCTCAGTTCCAATCTAATGCAGACTCTTGGCTGAAAAACAGCGTGCTTCCTTACTATCCGGCTACAAAGATCGCATACATCACTGTCGGCGCCGAAGTCACTGAGAGTCCTAACAATGCATCTTCATTTGTAGTGCCTGCCATGACCAATGTGCTTACAGCACTCAAGAAACTTGGGCTGCACAAAAAGATTAAAGTTTCCAGCACCCATTCCCTTGGGGTTTTGTCGCGATCCTTCCCGCCTTCTGCTGGGGCTTTCAATAGCAGCCATGCACATTTCCTGAAGCCAATGCTAGAATTTCTTGCTGAAAATCAGTCACCTTTTATGATTGATATATATCCTTATTATGCCTACCGTGATTCCCGGAGTAAAGTGTCTTTAGACTATGCCCTGTTTGATGCATCCTCTGAAGTAATTGATCCAAACACAGGCTTGCTGTACACAAACATGTTTGATGCCCAGATTGATGCTATTTACTTTGCACTGATGGCCTTGAACTTCAGAACAATTAAGGTCATGGTCACTGAGACAGGTTGGCCTTCCAAAGGGTCTCCTAAGGAGACTGCTGCAACTCCTGATAATGCACAAACATATAATACTAATCTGATAAGGCATGTTATCAACAACACTGGTACTCCTGCAAAGCCTGGAGAGGAGCTAGATGTTTATATTTTCTCGTTGTTCAATGAAAATAGGAAGCCTGGTTTGGAATCTGAGAGAAACTGGGGATTATTTTATCCCGACCAGACAAGTGTTTATAGCCTAGATTTCACTGGACGGGGTGCAGTTGATATGACCACTGAGGCAAATATAACCAAGTCAAATGGAACCACATGGTGCATTGCTTCGAGTAAGGCCTCACAAATTGACTTGCAGAATGCCATAGATTGGGCCTGTGGTCCTGGCAACGTGGACTGTACAGCTATCCAGCCTAGCCAGCCTTGTTTTGAGCCAGATAACCTAGCTTCACATGCATCTTTTGCGTTTAATAGCTATTACCAGCAAAATGGGGCTTCTGATGTTGCGTGCAGTTTTGGAGGAACAGGTGTAAAAGTTGATAAGGATCCAA GCTATGACAAGTGCATCTACATGAGAGCTGG AAGTAATAAAACTGTGACAAGCAATACAACAGCAATGTCCACTTCATCCTCTTCACTGAATGGAAATTCTTCGtcaatttttacttttcttcttGTAACTTGTCTCTTTGCTCTAATGCATATTCAACGATACTGA
- the LOC100527399 gene encoding uncharacterized protein LOC100527399 (The RefSeq protein has 1 substitution compared to this genomic sequence), with the protein MNVKGIMDGNIEAGNTNCVAKEDVNDDAISDSISIGSISEDSMNSVWPSSSSELAEDASSYLSTSSSSSHSNGPLFELSELMNQLPIKRGLSMFYQGKAQSFSSLASVESIEDLPKKNERFYRKKMKSCKSFAGGLDSSCHRIISFTPKATISKKASRATFVSAVLTKRGSFLGGSRTSFSIQKNF; encoded by the exons ATGAACGTGAAGGGTATCATGGATGGTAATATTGAAGCTGGGAACACCAATTGTGTTGCTAAGGAGGATGTGAATGATGATGCGATCAGCGATTCGATATCCATTGGATCAATCTCAGAAGATTCAATGAACTCTGTGTGGCCATCTTCTTCATCAGAATTGGCTGAGGATGCATCATCTTATTTGTCaacttcatcttcatcatcGCATTCAAACGGTCCTTTATTTGAACTATCAGAGCTAATGAATCAACTCCCTATAAA GAGAGGCTTGTCTATGTTTTATCAAGGCAAGGCTCAGTCTTTCAGTTCTCTAGCTAGCGTGGAGAGCATAGAGGATCTTCCtaagaagaaagagagattttataggaagaaaatgaaatcatgCAAAAGCTTCGCGGGAGGCTTGGATAGCAGCTGCCACAGAATAATATCGTTCACTCCAAAGGCTACAATATCAAAGAAAGCTTCGAGAGCAACTTTTGTATCTGCAGTGCTAACTAAAAGAGGGAGTTTCCTTGGAGGCTCCAGAACTTCCTTTTCTATACAGAAGAACTTTTGA
- the LOC100802832 gene encoding probable pectinesterase 53: MSNLHFIFYGLVVILFLQNPSATQCHTKGIRPKPGNGLSTNMTRVEFSEQQFMKWVKFVGGLKHSVFRTAKNKLFPSHTLHVSKKHGKGGFSSIQAAIDSLPFINVVRVVIKVHAGVYTEKVNISPFKSFVTIQGEGADKTIVQWGDTAQSQPLGTYGSATFAVNSPYFIAKNITFKNTAPIPAPGAVGKQGVALRISADTAVFLGCKFLGAQDTLYDHIGRHYYKDCYIEGSVDFIFGNALSLFEGCHVHAIAQLTGALTAQGRNSLLEDTGFSFVHCKVTGSGALYLGRAWGPFSRVVFAYTYMDNIIIPKGWYNWGDPNREMTVFYGQYKCTGPGASYAGRVSWSRELSDEEAKPFISLSYIDGSEWINLSL; the protein is encoded by the exons ATGTCaaatttgcattttattttctatggttTAGTAGTTATTCTTTTTCTACAAAATCCCAGTGCAACACAATGCCATACCAAGGGAATTCGGCCTAAGCCAGGGAATGGTTTATCCACCAACATGACCAGAGTCGAATTTTCAGAACAACAGTTCATGAAATGGGTGAAATTTGTAGGTGGCCTCAAACATTCTGTCTTTAGGACAGCAAAGAATAAGCTTTTTCCTTCTCACACTTTGCACGTTTCTAAGAAGCATGGTAAGGGAGGTTTTTCGTCAATTCAAGCAGCCATTGATTCCCTTCCATTCATCAATGTAGTGAGAGTGGTAATTAAGGTGCATGCAGGGGTTTACAC GGAGAAAGTTAATATTTCTCCTTTCAAATCCTTCGTAACAATACAAGGAGAAGGTGCAGATAAGACCATTGTTCAATGGGGTGACACTGCTCAAAGCCAGCCATTAGGAACCTATGGTTCTGCAACTTTTGCTGTGAATTCACCTTATTTCATAGCCAAGAACATCACATTCAAA AACACTGCCCCAATTCCAGCACCAGGAGCAGTTGGAAAGCAGGGAGTGGCATTGAGAATTTCAGCAGACACAGCAGTATTCCTAGGCTGCAAATTCTTAGGAGCACAGGACACACTCTATGATCATATTGGTAGGCATTACTATAAGGATTGCTACATTGAAGGCTCTGTTGATTTCATATTTGGCAacgctctctctctctttgag GGATGTCACGTGCATGCCATAGCACAACTTACAGGGGCCTTAACAGCGCAAGGAAGGAACAGTTTATTAGAAGACACGGGTTTCTCGTTTGTTCACTGTAAGGTCACGGGCTCAGGGGCACTTTACCTTGGAAGGGCTTGGGGTCCCTTTTCTCGCGTTGTCTTTGCTTACACTTACATGGACAACATCATCATTCCCAAAGGCTGGTATAACTGGGGCGACCCTAACCGTgaaat GACTGTATTCTATGGACAGTACAAATGCACAGGACCAGGAGCAAGCTACGCGGGGAGAGTATCATGGTCAAGGGAGCTCAGTGATGAGGAAGCTAAGCCTTTTATTTCACTTAGCTATATTGATGGCTCTGAATGGATCAATCTCTCTCTTTGA